Proteins from a genomic interval of Nitrospina gracilis Nb-211:
- a CDS encoding rhodanese-like domain-containing protein, with product MIRVRASQIFTHAVEDAVAAKKLLDEGKPFTEVVSQYSTCPSKENGGDLGWMPEDNAMALMGEISEQDQGKILGPIHSPYGYHILQITEIEKEEEEIVFNPDTPMTEVNRVLPEVHTLLFKHFHIGMPVTGYKPEETIFTVCEQHGKTVGQVLSLLNKEAGGKQVRFISPEQLKEKMKNGEPIVLLDIREQWERDIACIEEATFITRENCESVLADLAPDSEIVVVDWKGDRTESFQKFLGQRGFTNVQGIEGGIDAWAEKVNTRMARYDIDEEDDDYRYEDIFDDAP from the coding sequence ATGATACGAGTACGAGCCAGCCAGATCTTCACCCACGCGGTGGAAGACGCGGTGGCGGCGAAAAAATTGCTGGATGAAGGCAAGCCCTTCACCGAAGTGGTATCGCAGTACAGCACCTGCCCGTCCAAGGAAAACGGCGGCGACCTGGGCTGGATGCCGGAAGACAACGCCATGGCGCTGATGGGCGAAATCAGTGAGCAGGATCAGGGCAAAATCCTGGGCCCCATCCATTCCCCCTACGGCTACCACATCCTCCAGATCACCGAGATCGAGAAAGAGGAAGAGGAAATCGTGTTCAACCCGGACACGCCCATGACCGAGGTCAACCGCGTCCTGCCGGAAGTCCACACCCTGCTGTTCAAGCACTTCCACATCGGCATGCCCGTCACCGGTTACAAACCGGAGGAAACCATCTTCACCGTGTGCGAACAGCACGGCAAGACCGTGGGCCAGGTGCTTTCCCTGCTCAACAAGGAAGCCGGGGGCAAGCAGGTCCGCTTCATTTCCCCGGAACAGCTCAAGGAAAAAATGAAAAACGGCGAGCCCATCGTCCTGCTCGACATCCGCGAGCAGTGGGAGCGCGATATCGCCTGCATCGAGGAAGCCACCTTCATCACCCGTGAAAACTGCGAGTCGGTGCTGGCGGACCTCGCGCCCGATTCGGAAATCGTGGTGGTGGACTGGAAAGGCGACCGCACCGAGAGCTTTCAGAAGTTTCTCGGCCAGCGCGGCTTCACCAACGTGCAGGGCATCGAAGGCGGCATCGACGCCTGGGCGGAAAAGGTGAACACGCGCATGGCGCGTTACGACATCGATGAAGAAGACGACGACTACCGCTACGAGGACATTTTCGATGATGCCCCGTAA
- a CDS encoding ABC transporter ATP-binding protein, translating to MAPLLKIENLVTSFYIEEGKVESVRSVNLEIARGETVALVGESGCGKSVTALSVMRLVPTPPGRYESGRILFDNREIFKLTEEEMRGIRGNDISMIFQEPMTSLNPIFTIGDQIVEAIVLHQNKTEAEARQLAIELLDRVRIPSAAQRIDQYPHELSGGMKQRVMIAMSISCRPALLIADEPTTALDVTIEAQILDVLANLRDETQMSILLITHNLGIVAQFADRVAVMYAGKIVEEAPVVELFEDPKHPYTRGLLRSLPKDEPGKPLETIAGTVPNPVNLPSGCAFHPRCPDVMDECSREIPPVYRTGPNQTAACYLYKTNAVAQES from the coding sequence ATGGCTCCTCTGCTCAAAATCGAAAACCTGGTCACTTCCTTCTACATAGAGGAAGGCAAGGTCGAGTCCGTACGCTCCGTCAACCTGGAGATCGCACGCGGCGAGACGGTGGCGCTGGTCGGCGAGTCCGGTTGCGGCAAGTCGGTCACCGCCCTCAGCGTCATGCGGCTTGTGCCCACCCCTCCCGGCCGTTACGAGAGCGGCCGCATCCTGTTCGACAACCGCGAAATCTTCAAACTGACGGAAGAGGAGATGCGCGGCATCCGCGGCAACGACATCAGCATGATTTTTCAGGAGCCGATGACCTCCCTCAATCCCATCTTCACCATCGGTGACCAGATCGTCGAGGCCATCGTCCTGCACCAGAACAAAACCGAAGCCGAAGCGCGCCAGCTTGCCATCGAACTGCTCGACCGGGTGCGCATCCCCTCCGCCGCGCAACGCATCGACCAGTATCCGCACGAGTTGTCCGGCGGCATGAAACAACGCGTCATGATCGCCATGTCCATCTCCTGCCGCCCGGCGCTCCTCATCGCCGACGAACCGACGACGGCGCTCGACGTCACCATCGAGGCGCAGATCCTCGACGTGCTGGCCAATCTGCGCGACGAAACGCAGATGTCCATCCTGCTCATCACGCACAACCTCGGCATCGTGGCGCAGTTCGCCGACCGGGTGGCCGTCATGTACGCCGGAAAGATCGTGGAAGAAGCGCCGGTGGTGGAACTGTTCGAGGATCCCAAGCATCCGTACACGCGCGGCCTTCTGCGTTCGCTACCCAAAGACGAGCCGGGCAAACCTCTGGAGACGATCGCCGGCACCGTGCCCAATCCCGTCAACCTGCCTTCGGGGTGCGCGTTTCACCCGCGCTGTCCCGATGTCATGGACGAATGCAGTCGGGAAATTCCGCCGGTGTACCGCACCGGCCCCAACCAGACGGCCGCCTGTTATCTTTACAAAACCAACGCCGTGGCGCAGGAATCATGA
- a CDS encoding ABC transporter ATP-binding protein, translated as MKTLLELKNLKKYFPVYGGVFSHVVNEVKAVDDVSLDIGEQEILGLVGESGCGKTTIGRMTLRLIEPTAGQIVFRDRDITQLSNREMERLRPKMQIIFQDPFSSLNPRFNVERIIGEAMLVHGKATRQNLRQKVGDVMEQVGLSPRYMRRYPHEFSGGQRQRIGIARALALDPEYIVCDEPVSALDVSIQAQIINLLRKLQQEKNLTMLFISHDLNVVKHLSQRTAVMYLGKVVEVAPTDVLNREAAHPYTQALLAAKPSLNPRDREKKVSLGGDVPSPMKPPSGCRFHTRCPEVMDHCKHEDPKKVELRPGHIVYCHLYT; from the coding sequence ATGAAGACCCTGCTGGAATTGAAAAATCTGAAAAAATACTTTCCCGTTTACGGTGGTGTGTTTTCCCATGTGGTGAACGAGGTGAAGGCAGTGGACGACGTGTCCCTGGACATTGGCGAGCAGGAAATCCTGGGCCTCGTCGGCGAGTCGGGTTGCGGCAAAACCACGATCGGACGCATGACCCTGCGCTTGATCGAACCCACCGCCGGGCAGATCGTCTTCCGCGACCGCGACATCACGCAACTGTCCAACCGGGAGATGGAACGCCTGCGGCCGAAAATGCAGATCATCTTTCAGGACCCGTTCAGCTCGCTCAATCCCCGCTTCAACGTCGAGCGCATCATCGGCGAGGCCATGCTGGTGCACGGCAAAGCCACCCGGCAGAACCTGCGGCAGAAGGTCGGCGACGTGATGGAGCAGGTTGGGCTGTCGCCGCGTTACATGCGCCGTTATCCGCACGAGTTCTCCGGCGGTCAACGGCAGCGCATCGGCATCGCCCGCGCCCTGGCACTCGATCCGGAATACATCGTCTGCGACGAACCCGTTTCGGCGCTGGACGTTTCCATCCAGGCGCAGATCATCAACCTCCTGCGCAAACTCCAGCAGGAGAAGAACCTGACCATGCTGTTCATCTCGCACGATCTCAACGTGGTCAAGCACCTGTCGCAACGCACCGCGGTGATGTACCTCGGCAAGGTGGTGGAAGTCGCGCCCACCGATGTGCTCAACCGCGAGGCGGCGCACCCGTACACACAGGCCCTGCTTGCCGCCAAGCCATCGCTCAATCCCCGCGACCGCGAAAAGAAAGTATCCCTCGGCGGCGATGTGCCCTCGCCGATGAAGCCCCCGTCCGGATGCCGCTTCCACACCCGTTGCCCGGAAGTCATGGACCATTGCAAACACGAGGACCCGAAGAAGGTGGAACTCCGCCCCGGTCACATCGTGTACTGCCACCTGTACACCTGA
- a CDS encoding AEC family transporter, with protein MLDDLLHVLQLVSPSFLIIGLGFLFARQVPIDPKPLVRLTMALLLPCFAFHHISGMNLEGGLLGNVFLSAWIILLLPGFLAWLILRRRKEIGRGVYLPIMFMNSVNLPFPIMQAAYGDTAIPFGLMFFLASFVAVFTIGLFLVSSESGWQQIFKEPVVYLVALALAINTFGTPLPAFVREPVRILAGANIPMVLLILGMHLAQVKVTQLRLTWMVVGFRFSFGLLAGLLCVTILPLDDLARKVVLLESIMPCAVINILLSGKYNANPELVASSILVSTLLALAIIPATLLMLG; from the coding sequence ATGCTCGACGACCTCCTTCACGTCCTGCAACTGGTCTCGCCCTCGTTCCTGATTATTGGCCTGGGGTTCCTTTTTGCGCGGCAGGTACCGATCGACCCCAAACCGCTTGTGCGGCTGACCATGGCCCTCCTGCTTCCCTGCTTCGCATTCCATCACATCAGCGGCATGAACCTGGAAGGCGGCCTGCTGGGCAACGTGTTCCTTTCGGCGTGGATCATTCTGCTTTTACCCGGATTTCTTGCATGGCTGATTTTGCGTCGTCGTAAAGAAATCGGACGCGGGGTGTACCTGCCCATCATGTTCATGAACTCCGTCAACCTGCCCTTCCCCATCATGCAGGCGGCGTATGGCGATACCGCAATCCCGTTCGGACTCATGTTTTTCCTCGCCTCGTTTGTTGCCGTCTTCACCATCGGTTTGTTTCTCGTGTCGTCCGAAAGCGGATGGCAGCAGATTTTCAAGGAACCGGTCGTGTACCTGGTAGCGCTGGCGCTGGCCATCAACACGTTTGGGACGCCTCTCCCCGCATTCGTACGCGAGCCGGTGCGCATTCTCGCCGGAGCCAACATCCCCATGGTCCTGCTGATCCTGGGCATGCACCTGGCACAAGTGAAGGTGACGCAGTTGCGCCTGACGTGGATGGTGGTCGGTTTCCGTTTTTCGTTCGGACTGCTGGCGGGCCTGCTGTGCGTGACCATCCTGCCCCTGGACGACCTCGCCCGCAAGGTGGTCCTGCTGGAGAGCATCATGCCCTGCGCCGTGATCAACATCCTGCTCTCCGGCAAGTACAACGCCAACCCGGAACTGGTCGCCTCGTCCATCCTCGTCTCCACTCTGCTGGCACTGGCCATCATTCCCGCCACTCTTTTGATGCTGGGCTGA
- a CDS encoding motility protein A translates to MDAASLVGVLLGLGLIIGAIFLGGDLSHFFNLPGIMIVLGGTIAATLITFQLKDVIAAFRAAIFVFSEKKSDPNDMVETMIELCSISRRQGLIALSRIEYENDLLRKACNLIADGSKEEMIRDTLNIEIESMKQRHFIIQDIFRKMASYAPSFGMMGTLIGLVQMLRQLNNPDTIGPAMAVALLTTFYGMLLSTLFFLPIAGKLKDRTLVELTNLEIMFEGAISILEDNNPVFVYEKLSSYVPAKRRRPPRPTGAAYQTG, encoded by the coding sequence GTGGATGCCGCATCCCTCGTAGGGGTCCTTTTAGGACTGGGGTTGATCATCGGGGCCATTTTCCTGGGCGGGGATTTGAGCCATTTTTTCAACCTGCCCGGAATCATGATCGTTCTCGGCGGGACCATCGCCGCCACCCTGATCACCTTCCAATTGAAAGACGTCATCGCCGCCTTCCGAGCGGCTATTTTCGTTTTCTCGGAGAAAAAATCCGATCCCAACGACATGGTGGAGACCATGATCGAACTGTGCAGCATCAGCCGCCGTCAGGGGCTCATTGCCCTCAGCCGCATCGAGTATGAAAACGACCTCCTCCGCAAGGCGTGCAATCTGATTGCAGACGGGTCGAAAGAAGAAATGATCCGCGACACGCTGAACATCGAAATCGAATCGATGAAACAGAGGCATTTCATCATCCAGGACATCTTCCGCAAAATGGCGTCCTATGCGCCCTCTTTCGGCATGATGGGCACGCTGATCGGCCTCGTGCAGATGCTCCGCCAGTTGAACAACCCGGACACCATCGGCCCCGCCATGGCCGTAGCCCTGCTGACCACCTTTTACGGCATGCTGTTATCGACTTTATTTTTTCTGCCCATCGCGGGAAAATTGAAGGACCGGACTCTGGTGGAGTTGACCAATCTGGAAATCATGTTTGAAGGCGCCATCTCCATTCTCGAAGACAACAACCCGGTTTTCGTTTATGAAAAGCTGTCTTCCTATGTGCCCGCCAAACGTCGGCGGCCGCCGCGCCCCACGGGAGCGGCTTACCAGACGGGGTGA
- a CDS encoding OmpA/MotB family protein encodes MAKKDDDKENIQLIREQLRAQKAQLKKLDVEKVRQETRFKHMLTVTGKKITKLQQTVEDQQEQIKFQRGLGPSRAIKSPTAKEPAPKKEETKDDADVPRYEELTRTLKALQRKNLHLTERVKQERKERERLAREKGTMAREIKRLRNDVGPVENVQSKAVSLKMLMEKSTERFEKLLTEKDGLIKMYEKMIQTNKRGGDTLTLTSDMIGQIQDELDKTRAEKEELEEEIKARDRQFEVQLNYEVQRAKERMQKNLHIRRRQRESLADFAEEVQDERSGQAWLVTMADMFTLLLTYFIILYSLSSINMNRFKEAILGHEKASIGLLELLDAAEVKESLDVLTGLKSDNILTEVKNVAKVESLSEVMTISTDQSKIIVKVPSQSLFDEGNAELNLDRGKEVLDELIRITEKYPYYKININGHTDNSEIPNSRFASNWELSSARATSVLRYFIDQNIDPKRMTATGFADTFPIATNKTERGRALNRRVEFVLEKED; translated from the coding sequence ATGGCGAAGAAAGACGACGATAAAGAAAATATCCAGCTCATCCGGGAACAGCTTCGCGCGCAGAAAGCGCAGTTGAAAAAGCTGGATGTCGAAAAGGTGCGCCAAGAAACCCGCTTCAAGCACATGCTGACGGTCACCGGCAAGAAAATCACCAAACTCCAGCAAACCGTCGAGGACCAGCAGGAACAGATCAAGTTCCAGCGGGGGCTCGGCCCGAGCCGGGCGATCAAGTCTCCCACCGCCAAAGAACCGGCACCCAAAAAGGAAGAAACCAAAGACGATGCCGATGTTCCTCGTTATGAAGAGTTGACGCGCACGCTGAAAGCCCTGCAAAGGAAAAACCTCCATCTCACGGAACGAGTCAAACAGGAACGAAAAGAACGCGAGCGTCTGGCCCGTGAGAAAGGCACGATGGCGCGTGAGATCAAACGGCTCCGCAACGACGTGGGCCCGGTGGAGAACGTGCAGTCAAAGGCCGTATCCCTGAAAATGCTGATGGAAAAATCCACAGAGAGGTTTGAAAAACTGCTCACGGAAAAAGACGGCCTGATCAAGATGTATGAAAAGATGATCCAGACGAACAAACGGGGAGGAGACACGCTCACACTCACTTCCGACATGATCGGCCAAATTCAGGACGAACTGGACAAAACACGCGCCGAAAAGGAAGAACTGGAAGAGGAAATCAAAGCCCGTGACCGTCAGTTTGAAGTGCAATTGAATTATGAAGTCCAGCGGGCAAAAGAACGCATGCAAAAAAATCTGCATATCCGGCGCCGCCAGCGGGAGAGCCTTGCCGACTTTGCTGAGGAGGTGCAGGATGAACGGAGCGGACAGGCCTGGCTGGTGACCATGGCGGATATGTTCACCCTGCTTCTTACCTACTTCATCATTTTGTATTCGCTGTCCTCCATCAACATGAACCGTTTCAAGGAAGCGATTCTCGGGCATGAAAAGGCGTCCATCGGCCTCCTTGAGCTTCTGGACGCGGCGGAAGTCAAGGAGTCTCTGGACGTATTGACGGGACTCAAATCTGATAATATTCTGACAGAGGTCAAAAACGTGGCCAAGGTGGAAAGCCTGTCAGAAGTGATGACCATTTCCACCGACCAGTCGAAGATCATCGTCAAGGTTCCTTCCCAATCGCTGTTCGATGAAGGGAACGCCGAGTTGAACCTGGACCGGGGAAAAGAAGTGCTCGACGAGTTGATCCGAATCACGGAAAAGTACCCTTATTACAAAATCAACATCAACGGGCATACCGACAATTCGGAGATTCCCAACAGCCGCTTCGCCAGCAACTGGGAACTGTCTTCTGCCCGGGCCACTTCCGTACTGAGGTACTTCATTGATCAGAACATCGACCCAAAACGCATGACCGCCACCGGATTTGCTGACACGTTTCCCATCGCCACCAATAAGACCGAACGCGGCCGTGCCCTGAACAGGAGAGTTGAATTTGTTCTGGAAAAAGAAGACTGA
- a CDS encoding PilZ domain-containing protein yields the protein MFWKKKTDNSKDEKGKLFHVPKEDQRQAFRISPDPAEPILVSIEGKTVKVLEISSGGISFRNSDFKPKAVYPVSFSLPITGGFIKTKLRILRVNREGICQCRFVGLDERAEDDIHRYVLARQKELLRNRKRSETE from the coding sequence TTGTTCTGGAAAAAGAAGACTGACAACAGCAAAGACGAAAAGGGAAAGCTGTTTCACGTGCCTAAGGAAGACCAGCGGCAGGCGTTCCGCATTTCTCCGGATCCGGCGGAGCCGATCCTGGTTTCCATAGAAGGCAAGACCGTCAAGGTACTGGAAATCAGCTCCGGCGGAATTTCATTCCGGAACAGCGACTTCAAGCCCAAGGCCGTGTACCCGGTTTCGTTCAGCCTTCCCATCACCGGCGGATTCATCAAAACCAAACTCCGTATCCTGCGCGTCAACCGGGAGGGCATCTGCCAATGCCGGTTCGTCGGATTGGATGAACGGGCGGAGGACGACATCCACCGTTACGTGCTGGCCCGTCAAAAAGAACTCCTTCGAAACCGCAAACGATCCGAAACCGAGTAA
- a CDS encoding bifunctional folylpolyglutamate synthase/dihydrofolate synthase, which translates to MTPSECLDYLYGLQNSGIKLGLENTTDLLEALGNPQHKIPAVHIAGTKGKGSTAAFVESILRAAGFRTGLYTSPHIRHFSERIQVNRQPIPEDAMVDGILRIKETSERIGVPVTFFEFGTALAFQYFVEQKVDWNIIEVGMGGRLDSTNTCQGEVCIVTSISRDHESSLGTELPRIAFEKASIIKDTCTVVTGVHQPEVFRVIEDRAQAFNCRLLQLGRDFKINLRSHLPGGLTFDYESPAGNFEGLTSSLLGRYQAHNAAMAIAACQALAPKGVALTPDIVQRGLATAQWAGRLEVVSESPLTILDCAHNLDSLQKLMEALVELYPARKLRVVLGIMQDKPYRECIEIAAQFAHHITLTRPRQDRSLNPADLAGESFSIGPLEIIEDVPQALIANQKQCGPDELICVTGSIFTVAEAREHIERTGLK; encoded by the coding sequence ATGACCCCATCCGAATGCCTCGATTACCTGTATGGCCTGCAGAACAGCGGCATCAAGCTGGGCCTGGAAAACACCACGGACCTGCTGGAAGCACTGGGCAATCCCCAGCACAAGATTCCGGCGGTGCACATTGCCGGCACCAAGGGCAAGGGATCGACCGCGGCGTTTGTGGAGTCCATCCTGCGTGCCGCGGGGTTTCGCACCGGACTGTACACATCCCCGCACATCCGGCATTTTTCCGAACGCATCCAAGTGAACCGTCAACCGATTCCGGAAGACGCGATGGTGGACGGGATTCTGCGCATCAAGGAAACCTCGGAACGCATCGGGGTTCCGGTTACGTTTTTCGAATTCGGCACCGCCCTCGCCTTTCAGTACTTCGTCGAACAAAAGGTGGACTGGAACATAATCGAAGTCGGCATGGGTGGGCGGCTGGATTCCACCAACACCTGCCAGGGGGAAGTGTGTATCGTCACCTCCATCTCACGCGATCACGAAAGCAGTCTGGGCACGGAACTGCCCCGCATCGCGTTCGAGAAGGCCTCCATCATCAAGGACACCTGCACCGTGGTGACGGGCGTGCACCAGCCCGAAGTGTTCCGCGTGATCGAGGACCGCGCGCAGGCATTCAACTGCCGCCTTCTGCAACTGGGCCGTGATTTCAAAATCAACCTGCGCAGTCACCTGCCGGGAGGGTTGACGTTCGATTACGAAAGCCCCGCCGGAAACTTTGAAGGATTGACCAGCTCCCTGCTTGGGCGTTACCAGGCGCACAACGCGGCGATGGCGATTGCCGCCTGCCAGGCACTCGCCCCCAAAGGCGTGGCCCTCACACCCGATATCGTTCAACGCGGCCTCGCCACGGCGCAATGGGCGGGCCGGCTGGAGGTGGTGAGCGAATCCCCCCTCACGATCCTCGACTGCGCGCACAATCTCGACAGCCTGCAAAAACTGATGGAAGCGCTGGTGGAACTGTATCCCGCGCGTAAATTGCGCGTGGTGCTTGGCATCATGCAGGACAAGCCCTACCGGGAATGTATTGAAATTGCCGCGCAATTCGCCCATCATATCACGCTGACCCGGCCCCGGCAGGACCGCAGCCTGAACCCCGCGGATCTGGCCGGTGAATCCTTTTCCATCGGGCCACTGGAAATCATCGAGGACGTCCCTCAGGCCCTGATCGCCAACCAGAAACAATGTGGACCCGACGAGTTGATCTGTGTGACGGGTTCCATTTTTACCGTCGCCGAAGCCAGAGAACATATTGAACGAACCGGTCTCAAATAA
- a CDS encoding LPS-assembly protein LptD, with translation MEITADYMEHLVKENLVKARGNVVVRYQNRTVRADNMAINTETGQGHAQGNVVMKMEDGSTVEAVRGDFNIKTHRGILLRSRGTLKGQQGQEYYVSGKTFRRFSDEHYQTEDATLTTCTGVLPDWMIEVGKADILVEDRALFTGGVFRIKGIPFIYIPVGYVPLISERKSGFLMPSVGTSNLDGLTIQNRYFWAIGRSYDATIGADYMENRGLRSSLEFRYQPSETTEGWWRGEHLKDDISGRTFWKLDARHQQVLPGDARLLARLDQTSAANFNKTFKSQTEIRTRRSSDSFMSIFKGWETNSLDILGRYRESEQADRDDTFGILPSITWVTQSFQLGNSGFYFNQETSATQFLLDLDPTIGNDNEETLQRFDFHPQVSYPITFAPWLRLTPQVGFRETYYNKELSDDINPATNQPFIRPEFTREVLEFSTFLEGPKFNRVFQPTEVGDPAYKHVIEPRVQYNYISGFDRKDREKIRIIDAVDDIRPTEAVTYFLTQRLLRKDMDDKGNSEVRQVARFEISQSYNIKEARRFQTPLTPRRPFSDLRFDLDTRLTDYFMFNFDSEYNVYDGFVQRFNFDVGIRLSEWLMVVLEKRQVHNESAMILGTLDVTLPKGLNFKYSARFDEFNDRVLEHNGRATYSDPCKCWGLSFDFIRRRNINLNVNQAETKILLSFELRGLADFDGTRGETFIHRGF, from the coding sequence GTGGAAATCACCGCCGATTACATGGAGCACCTGGTCAAAGAAAACCTCGTCAAAGCCCGCGGCAATGTGGTGGTCCGGTATCAGAACCGCACCGTGCGCGCCGACAACATGGCCATCAATACCGAGACGGGCCAGGGGCACGCGCAGGGCAACGTGGTGATGAAGATGGAAGACGGCTCCACCGTGGAAGCCGTGCGCGGCGACTTCAACATCAAAACCCACCGCGGTATTCTGTTGCGCAGCCGGGGAACGTTGAAAGGTCAGCAGGGTCAGGAATACTACGTATCCGGCAAAACCTTCCGCCGGTTTTCCGACGAACACTACCAGACGGAAGACGCCACACTCACCACCTGCACCGGGGTTTTGCCCGACTGGATGATCGAGGTGGGCAAGGCCGATATCCTGGTCGAAGACCGCGCTCTGTTCACCGGCGGCGTGTTTCGCATCAAAGGCATTCCCTTTATATACATTCCGGTGGGCTACGTCCCCCTCATCAGCGAACGCAAAAGCGGATTCCTGATGCCCAGCGTCGGCACCAGCAATCTGGACGGCCTCACCATCCAGAACCGGTATTTTTGGGCCATCGGCCGATCGTACGACGCCACCATCGGCGCCGATTACATGGAAAATCGCGGCCTGCGTTCATCGCTCGAGTTCCGTTACCAGCCCAGCGAAACCACTGAAGGCTGGTGGCGCGGTGAGCATTTGAAGGATGACATTTCAGGAAGGACGTTCTGGAAACTCGACGCCCGGCACCAGCAGGTTCTGCCCGGAGACGCACGACTGCTGGCACGGCTCGACCAGACCTCGGCGGCCAACTTCAACAAAACCTTCAAGTCGCAAACGGAAATCCGGACACGAAGAAGCAGTGATTCCTTCATGTCCATATTCAAAGGATGGGAAACCAACTCCCTCGATATTCTGGGACGCTACCGCGAAAGCGAACAGGCCGATCGCGACGACACCTTCGGCATCCTGCCGTCGATCACCTGGGTCACGCAGTCATTCCAACTGGGCAACAGCGGTTTTTATTTCAATCAGGAAACCAGCGCCACGCAGTTTTTGCTGGACCTCGATCCGACCATCGGCAACGACAACGAGGAGACCCTGCAACGGTTTGATTTTCATCCGCAGGTTTCCTACCCGATCACCTTTGCTCCATGGCTGCGCCTGACGCCGCAGGTGGGGTTCCGCGAGACCTATTACAACAAAGAGCTATCGGACGACATCAACCCGGCCACCAATCAGCCGTTCATCCGTCCGGAGTTCACCAGGGAGGTTTTGGAATTCAGCACGTTTCTGGAAGGACCCAAATTCAACCGAGTCTTCCAACCAACGGAAGTCGGCGACCCCGCGTACAAGCACGTCATCGAACCCCGCGTGCAGTACAATTACATTTCCGGCTTCGACCGGAAAGACCGCGAGAAGATCCGCATCATCGACGCCGTGGATGACATCCGCCCCACCGAGGCCGTCACTTATTTCCTGACCCAGCGCCTTCTGCGCAAGGACATGGATGACAAAGGCAACAGCGAAGTGCGGCAGGTGGCCCGATTCGAGATCAGCCAGAGTTACAATATCAAGGAAGCGCGGCGGTTCCAGACGCCCCTCACGCCCCGCCGGCCGTTTTCCGATCTGCGGTTCGACCTCGACACGCGCCTCACGGATTATTTCATGTTCAATTTCGACAGTGAGTATAATGTGTACGACGGTTTCGTCCAGCGGTTCAACTTCGACGTCGGCATCCGCTTGAGCGAGTGGCTGATGGTGGTGCTGGAAAAACGCCAGGTGCACAATGAATCAGCGATGATTCTCGGCACCCTCGACGTCACGCTTCCCAAAGGCTTGAACTTCAAGTACAGTGCCCGCTTTGACGAATTCAACGACCGCGTGCTGGAGCACAACGGAAGGGCAACCTACAGCGATCCCTGCAAATGCTGGGGATTGTCGTTCGATTTCATCCGCCGCCGCAATATCAACCTCAACGTCAACCAGGCGGAAACCAAAATCCTGCTCAGCTTCGAATTGCGGGGACTCGCCGATTTCGACGGAACGCGTGGTGAGACCTTCATCCACCGCGGCTTTTGA
- the pyrE gene encoding orotate phosphoribosyltransferase yields MKYWKNIARVALDIGAIRINPEEPFTWASGYRMPVYNDNRLFLGEHKHRFLIAESMQEVIESRHIPVDCIAGTATAGIPHATTLANMMELPLVYVRSTSKGHGLQNQVEGVLEPGQEVVLIEDLVSTGGSALKAVEALRAAGARVAHCLCIFSYGFESATTAFKSMDCQLHTLLTFPNLVAFAEETGRINEAQKTLLDAWYEAPFEWAAKQGF; encoded by the coding sequence TTGAAGTACTGGAAAAACATTGCCCGGGTGGCGTTGGACATCGGTGCCATCCGTATCAACCCCGAGGAGCCCTTCACCTGGGCTTCCGGCTACCGCATGCCGGTATACAACGACAACCGTCTGTTTCTGGGCGAACACAAGCACCGTTTCCTGATCGCCGAATCGATGCAGGAAGTCATTGAAAGCAGACACATCCCGGTTGACTGCATAGCCGGCACCGCGACGGCGGGCATTCCCCATGCCACCACGCTGGCCAATATGATGGAGTTGCCGCTGGTGTATGTGCGCTCCACAAGCAAAGGGCATGGACTGCAAAATCAGGTTGAAGGCGTCCTCGAGCCGGGACAGGAAGTGGTGCTGATCGAGGACCTGGTTTCCACCGGAGGCAGTGCTTTGAAGGCGGTGGAGGCGCTCCGTGCCGCTGGCGCCCGCGTGGCCCACTGCCTGTGCATTTTCAGCTACGGCTTCGAATCCGCAACAACTGCATTTAAATCAATGGATTGCCAGCTCCACACCCTCCTCACGTTTCCCAACCTGGTAGCCTTCGCCGAAGAAACCGGGCGGATCAATGAGGCGCAGAAAACGCTATTGGATGCCTGGTACGAAGCCCCCTTTGAATGGGCCGCCAAACAGGGTTTTTGA